One part of the Gadus macrocephalus chromosome 8, ASM3116895v1 genome encodes these proteins:
- the LOC132462484 gene encoding uncharacterized protein LOC132462484, producing the protein MCSTSYELIHIAFSRIFNTVVVTDLSFLTYAGDSYQQSIHSIQDSPVQALQGDGVTLSCNYSSADYFFWYRQYPSSPPQFLIKDYMELSGFTLKKDSDKKMFHLEISAAAVTDSALYYCALRPTVTGNTDSLYKNLTRNLKSICHYLKLWFRGGASGEVNSPGAYSRPWQHVYILTLSLQVSTVDLTPVKQKENRLVGTSVSLSYTLSKIATGSDYFFWYRQYPGEPPQFLLYISGFGNIRTAESLGSDKRFSTELTEEKTGVDLKISSAAVTDSALYYCALRPTVTGNTDSLYKNLLSTKHSTISPRPDQ; encoded by the exons ATGTGTAGCACTTCATATGAATTAATTCACATTGCTTTTTCCAGGATCTTTAACACTGTCGTAGTCACTGACCTTTCATTCTTAACATATGCAGGTGACAGTTATCAGCAATCCATCCACTCAATCCAGGACAGTCCAGTCCAGGCTCTACAAGGAGACGGCGTGACTCTCTCCTGCAACTACTCTTCAGCAGACTACTTCTTCTGGTATCGGCAGTACCCCAGCTCACCTCCCCAGTTCCTTATCAAAGATTACATGGAGCTATCTGGATTTACCTTGAAAAAGGACAGTGATAAAAAAATGTTCCATCTGGAGATCTCCGCTGCTGCCGTGACAGACTCTGCTCTGTACTACTGTGCTCTGAGGCCCACagtgacaggaaacacagactccCTGTACAAAAACCTGACAAGGAACTTGAAGAGCATTTGTCATTACCTTAAACTGTGGTTCAGGGGAGGCGCATCTGGAGAGGTGAATTCACCAGGAGCCTA CTCCAGG CCATGGCAACATGTTTACATATTAACCTTATCTTTACAGGTGTCGACAGTGGACCTCACTCCTGTCAAGCAGAAAGAGAACAGATTGGTCGGTACAAGTGTTTCTCTGTCCTACACACTCTCTAAAATTGCTACAGGGAGCGATTATTTCTTCTGGTACCGTCAGTATCCCGGAGAACCTCCACAGTTCCTGCTGTACATCTCAGGGTTTGGTAACATCAGGACAGCTGAGTCTCTTGGTTCAGACAAAAGGTTTTCCACTGAACTGACTGAAGAGAAGACTGGAGTGGATCTGAAGATCTCCTCTGCTGCAGTGACAGACTCTGCTCTGTACTACTGTGCTCTGAGGCCCACagtgacaggaaacacagactccTTGTACAAAAACCTGTTAAGCACAAAACACTCTACCATCTCCCCGAGACCCGATCAATGA
- the LOC132462488 gene encoding uncharacterized protein LOC132462488: protein MATCLHINLIFTDVYSVDHLTPVKPKENSLDGTSVSLSYKLSKIATGSDYLFWYRQYPGEPPQFLLSISGLGFNRTAESLGSDKRFSTELTEKKTGVDLKISSVAVTDSALYYCALRPTVTGNTDSLYKNLTAIQSQEYEGEERVILTREVVIATQGLTDSLGCTFETIGKSPSIFWYKQQLNDFPRFMLQSSTHGSGINTAEFHKDRFDAQIQNTSVPLRIQNLQLSDSALYYCALRPTVTGNRLPVQTPAEHKTHFPPSLRTVHKHYA from the exons atggcaacatgtTTACATATTAACCTTATCTTTACAGATGTTTATAGTGTGGACCACCTCACTCCTGTCAAGCCGAAAGAGAACAGTTTAGACGGTACAAGTGTTTCTCTGTCCTACAAGCTCTCTAAAATTGCTACCGGGAGCGATTATTTATTCTGGTACCGTCAGTATCCTGGAGAACCTCCACAGTTCCTGCTGTCCATCTCGGGGCTTGGTTTCAACAGGACAGCTGAGTCTCTTGGTTCAGACAAAAGGTTTTCCACTGAACTGACTGAAAAGAAGACTGGAGTGGATCTGAAGATCTCCTCTGTTGCAGTGACAGACTCTGCTCTGTACTACTGTGCTCTGAGGCCCACAGTGACAGGAAACACTGACTCGCTGTACAAAAACCTCACAGCTATTCAATCACAAG AGTatgaaggagaagaaagagtgATTTTGACCAGAGAAGTTGTCATTGCTACCCAAGGACTCACAGATAGTCTTGGATGTACATTTGAGACCATTGGAAAAAGTCCCTCTATTTTCTGGTACAAACAACAACTCAATGACTTCCCCAGGTTCATGCTACAAAGCTCTACGCATGGAAGTGGAATTAATACTGCAGAGTTCCACAAAGACCGATTTGATGCCCAAATCCAAAACACATCAGTTCCTCTGAGGATCCAGAACCTGCAGCTGTCTGACTCTGCTCTGTACTACTGTGCTCTGAGGCCCACAGTGACAGGAAACAGACTCCCTGTACAAACACCTGCTGAGCACAAAACacacttccctccctccctgagaACAGTACACAAACATTATGCATAA